One window of the Allosaccharopolyspora coralli genome contains the following:
- a CDS encoding SMI1/KNR4 family protein, whose protein sequence is MTSPLRHLVSGARGPAGLRRSVDLGATAGILGELGGLLSAVNGFSACNAGIQVFRAGTPGLGPELSQWNHPEMWKNTYGGIADGLFCFGQDLFGVQFAVQDRTTVVAFDSETGRITPLGTTLEAWAAWLLDDVDVHGCRAYATAWQDQCGPLGHSQRLVPWRLFALGGTYDFDNVTAKDAARCMRIRGPLARQIHELPQGTTITLASG, encoded by the coding sequence GTGACCTCGCCGCTGCGGCACCTCGTTTCCGGGGCCCGTGGCCCGGCCGGGTTGCGGCGCTCGGTCGATCTCGGTGCCACCGCAGGGATTCTCGGTGAACTCGGGGGTCTGTTGAGCGCCGTGAACGGGTTCTCCGCGTGCAACGCGGGAATCCAGGTCTTCCGTGCCGGAACGCCCGGCCTCGGGCCGGAGCTGAGCCAGTGGAATCACCCGGAGATGTGGAAGAACACTTACGGCGGGATCGCCGACGGTCTGTTCTGCTTCGGACAGGATCTCTTCGGCGTGCAGTTCGCCGTCCAGGACCGCACGACCGTGGTGGCCTTCGACTCCGAGACCGGGCGGATCACGCCGCTGGGCACGACCCTCGAAGCCTGGGCGGCATGGCTGCTCGATGACGTCGACGTCCATGGCTGCCGCGCTTACGCGACGGCGTGGCAGGACCAGTGCGGGCCGTTGGGACACAGCCAACGGCTCGTTCCGTGGCGACTGTTCGCCCTCGGCGGGACCTACGACTTCGACAACGTCACCGCCAAGGATGCTGCCCGCTGCATGCGCATCCGTGGCCCGCTGGCCCGACAGATCCACGAACTCCCCCAAGGCACCACCATCACCCTGGCCTCCGGCTGA
- a CDS encoding putative T7SS-secreted protein translates to MAELGETTEPKQLVQGEPSAIRTSAQTLTEYGATFIEIGNGFRRLDAGGWQGEAGDAFRQRFATEPLRWIKAGDAFQDAARTMQDYCSTLEWGQAQAGEAIHEYEAGQRATERARTEYERTPTPPGTPFDDPGEPQRQAARDRLRRARDQVDDAGHRAASAMKAAQQDAPEKPTFLDEIGAALSGAVETVGDVPGNLVHYAVDGFGNAVDAAGTTAAGVVGGAGAVAEGALDLVGFDDAAATVQQSADARSHSLLDGTNRAAEGVREAADDAAGALGAEDPPGYGDYLPDTSPQPVIVKSEKYPDSAQHIEEAQAGFISRGRDPIEETDPKPSDVTIDKENVDINRREALRGIPTRGSENLDRDEYPPAMFAEGGEGSSVKFIPASDNRGSGASMNAQIRAQELGRGEQVRILVE, encoded by the coding sequence ATGGCTGAGCTGGGAGAGACCACCGAGCCGAAACAGCTGGTCCAGGGCGAGCCGTCTGCGATTCGCACCTCGGCACAGACCTTGACCGAGTATGGTGCGACGTTCATCGAGATCGGGAACGGGTTCCGGCGCCTGGATGCAGGCGGCTGGCAGGGTGAGGCCGGGGACGCGTTCCGGCAGCGTTTCGCAACCGAGCCGCTGAGATGGATCAAGGCCGGAGATGCCTTCCAGGACGCCGCCCGGACCATGCAGGATTACTGTTCCACCCTGGAGTGGGGGCAGGCGCAGGCGGGCGAAGCGATCCACGAGTACGAGGCCGGGCAACGCGCCACTGAACGCGCCCGAACCGAATACGAACGCACGCCCACGCCACCAGGTACCCCGTTCGACGACCCTGGTGAGCCTCAACGTCAAGCCGCCCGCGACAGGCTCCGGCGGGCTCGTGATCAGGTCGATGACGCCGGGCACCGCGCCGCGTCGGCGATGAAAGCCGCCCAGCAGGACGCACCGGAGAAGCCCACGTTCCTCGACGAGATCGGCGCTGCGCTCAGCGGAGCGGTCGAGACGGTGGGCGACGTTCCCGGCAACCTCGTGCACTACGCCGTGGACGGGTTCGGCAACGCCGTCGACGCGGCAGGTACGACGGCGGCCGGTGTTGTCGGCGGAGCAGGCGCCGTGGCCGAGGGAGCGCTCGACCTGGTCGGCTTCGACGATGCCGCCGCGACGGTGCAGCAATCCGCCGACGCGCGGTCCCACTCCCTGCTCGACGGCACCAACCGAGCGGCCGAGGGCGTCCGTGAAGCGGCGGACGACGCCGCCGGAGCTCTCGGTGCTGAGGATCCTCCCGGCTACGGCGACTACCTCCCGGACACGAGCCCGCAGCCGGTGATCGTGAAGAGCGAGAAGTACCCGGACTCGGCGCAGCACATCGAGGAAGCACAGGCGGGGTTCATCTCGCGGGGGCGTGACCCGATTGAGGAGACGGACCCCAAGCCTTCGGATGTCACGATCGACAAGGAGAACGTTGATATCAATCGGCGCGAAGCGCTGCGCGGCATCCCGACCCGTGGCAGCGAGAACCTCGACCGCGACGAGTACCCGCCGGCGATGTTCGCGGAAGGTGGCGAAGGTAGTTCGGTGAAGTTCATCCCTGCCAGCGACAATCGCGGTTCGGGGGCCTCGATGAATGCCCAGATCAGGGCCCAAGAACTCGGACGCGGCGAGCAGGTTCGCATCCTGGTCGAGTAG
- a CDS encoding HAD family hydrolase — MIPVTARVEAAVFDFGGVLTTSGREMIRAWTSAERIDPGTFSAAIKEWMSRQAPSGTPVHLLETGEMPVEEFNERLAERLRTVDGGKVEADGLLGRLFAHNQVEQPMLDLVRRLREHGTRTALLSNSWGAAYPWHLLEGLFECTVISGEVGLRKPDPRIYRLVLDELGVDPGRAVFVDDARPNVEAAEALGMHTILHTDAPSTTAALAALTALPLEPT; from the coding sequence ATGATTCCCGTCACCGCTCGGGTCGAAGCCGCCGTCTTCGACTTCGGGGGCGTGCTCACGACCTCCGGACGCGAGATGATCCGCGCATGGACCAGTGCGGAGCGCATCGACCCTGGCACGTTCTCGGCCGCCATCAAGGAGTGGATGTCCCGCCAGGCGCCGTCCGGCACCCCGGTCCACCTGCTCGAAACCGGCGAGATGCCGGTCGAGGAGTTCAACGAACGCCTCGCCGAGCGGCTGCGCACCGTCGACGGCGGCAAGGTCGAGGCCGACGGGCTACTCGGCAGGCTCTTCGCCCACAACCAGGTCGAGCAGCCGATGCTCGATCTCGTCCGGAGACTGCGCGAGCACGGCACGCGCACCGCGCTGTTGTCGAACAGTTGGGGCGCCGCCTATCCGTGGCATCTGCTGGAGGGACTGTTCGAGTGCACGGTGATCTCCGGTGAAGTCGGCCTGCGCAAACCGGACCCGCGGATTTACCGGCTCGTTCTCGACGAGCTCGGAGTCGACCCCGGGCGCGCCGTGTTCGTCGACGACGCCCGCCCGAACGTCGAGGCCGCCGAAGCCCTGGGCATGCACACGATCCTGCACACCGACGCCCCGTCCACGACGGCCGCGCTCGCGGCCCTGACAGCGCTGCCCCTGGAGCCCACATGA
- a CDS encoding phosphotransferase family protein — MSDLPGLDLTALRRYLDSQGFEPPPLHGELIEGGRSNLTYIVSGGDRRWVVRRPPLGHVLATAHDMSREYRVMSALHDTAVPVPETLSLCEDTDVLGAPFYVMEHVSGTVLRTPEQTEKLAVADRRDVSMRLVDVLADLHAIDPGSVGLGDFGRPEGFLERQVRRWSKQLASSRSRDIAGIDHLAERLGETVPSSTRTGIVHGDYRLDNVLLGDELEINAVLDWEMATIGDPFTDLGLLAVYWEGFSGMPTNPIAKGVGPEYDFPAASELLDRYAERIGTDLSTLNWYVGFGYFKIAVILEGIHYRYTHGQTVGSGFEHVGALVGPLVAQGLATIGED; from the coding sequence ATGAGCGATCTTCCCGGACTCGACCTCACCGCACTGCGTCGCTACCTGGACTCGCAGGGTTTCGAGCCGCCGCCCCTGCACGGCGAGCTGATCGAAGGCGGTCGTTCCAACCTCACCTACATCGTCTCCGGCGGAGACCGCCGGTGGGTGGTACGCCGGCCGCCGCTCGGGCACGTGTTGGCGACCGCCCACGACATGTCCCGCGAGTACCGGGTGATGAGCGCGCTGCACGACACCGCCGTCCCGGTGCCAGAGACGCTCTCCCTGTGCGAGGACACCGACGTCCTCGGTGCGCCCTTCTACGTCATGGAGCACGTGAGCGGCACGGTCCTGCGTACCCCGGAGCAGACCGAGAAGCTTGCCGTGGCGGACCGGCGGGACGTGTCGATGCGGTTGGTGGACGTCCTCGCCGACCTGCACGCGATCGACCCCGGCTCCGTCGGGCTCGGTGATTTCGGGCGGCCGGAGGGGTTTCTGGAACGCCAGGTGCGCCGGTGGAGCAAGCAACTCGCCTCGTCGCGCAGCCGGGACATCGCGGGCATCGACCATCTCGCCGAGAGGCTGGGCGAGACCGTTCCGTCCAGCACACGCACCGGCATCGTGCACGGCGACTACCGGTTGGACAACGTGTTGCTCGGCGACGAACTCGAGATCAACGCGGTGCTGGACTGGGAGATGGCCACGATCGGCGACCCGTTCACGGATCTGGGACTGCTCGCGGTCTATTGGGAAGGCTTCTCCGGGATGCCGACCAACCCGATCGCGAAGGGTGTCGGCCCGGAGTACGACTTCCCCGCCGCATCCGAACTGCTCGACCGCTACGCCGAACGCATCGGAACCGATCTGTCCACATTGAACTGGTATGTCGGGTTCGGCTACTTCAAGATCGCCGTGATCCTCGAGGGAATCCACTACCGCTACACCCACGGGCAGACCGTCGGCTCCGGCTTCGAGCACGTCGGCGCTCTCGTCGGCCCGCTCGTCGCGCAGGGCCTGGCCACGATCGGAGAGGACTGA
- a CDS encoding acyl-CoA dehydrogenase family protein, whose amino-acid sequence MDFAYDERTEELRTRITRFLDEHVYPAEAVLAEQIDGSDDPWATPPVVEDLKTEARSRDLWNLFLPGEHGAGLTNLQYAPLAELTGRSPRLAPEAMNCSAPDTGNMEVLSMFGTEQQQRQWLKPLLDGEIRSAFCMTEPEVASSDATNIETRIERDGDHYVLNGRKWWSSGAMNANCAILIVMGKTDPDAERHRQQSQILVPMDTPGVHVKRGMQVFGYTDGDHGGHAEIEFRDVRVPASNLISGEGEGFAIAQARLGPGRIHHCMRAIGMAERALELMCRRVSDRVAFGTPLAEQGVLQQWIAEARVRIETTRLLVLKTAWLMDTAGNKGAHTEIQAIKVAVPEMVTWVIDRAIQAHGAAGLSQDTPLANLYAHARTLHIVDGPDEVHRRSLARRELKKYR is encoded by the coding sequence ATGGATTTCGCCTACGACGAGCGCACGGAGGAACTCCGGACGCGCATCACACGGTTCCTGGACGAGCACGTCTACCCAGCGGAAGCGGTGCTCGCCGAACAGATCGACGGCTCCGACGACCCGTGGGCCACGCCGCCGGTCGTCGAGGACCTCAAAACCGAGGCGCGCAGCCGTGATCTGTGGAATCTGTTCCTGCCCGGTGAACACGGGGCAGGACTGACGAACCTGCAGTACGCCCCGCTGGCCGAGCTCACCGGCCGCAGCCCGAGGCTCGCGCCGGAGGCGATGAACTGTTCGGCTCCGGACACCGGCAACATGGAAGTGCTGTCGATGTTCGGCACCGAACAGCAGCAACGGCAGTGGCTGAAACCGTTGCTGGACGGCGAGATCCGGTCCGCCTTCTGCATGACCGAGCCCGAGGTCGCCTCCTCCGACGCGACCAACATCGAGACACGTATCGAACGCGACGGCGACCACTACGTCCTCAATGGACGCAAATGGTGGTCCTCCGGGGCGATGAACGCGAATTGCGCCATCCTGATCGTGATGGGCAAGACGGACCCGGACGCCGAACGTCATCGCCAACAGAGCCAGATCCTGGTGCCGATGGACACGCCTGGCGTGCACGTCAAACGCGGGATGCAGGTGTTCGGCTACACCGACGGCGATCACGGCGGCCACGCCGAGATCGAGTTCCGCGACGTCCGCGTGCCCGCGTCGAACCTGATCTCCGGGGAGGGCGAGGGGTTCGCCATCGCCCAGGCGCGCCTCGGCCCCGGCCGCATCCACCACTGCATGCGTGCCATCGGCATGGCCGAACGGGCGCTGGAACTGATGTGCCGGCGTGTCAGCGATCGTGTCGCCTTCGGCACCCCGCTGGCCGAGCAGGGCGTGCTTCAGCAGTGGATCGCCGAGGCGCGGGTGCGGATCGAGACGACACGGCTGCTCGTGCTCAAGACCGCGTGGCTGATGGACACCGCGGGAAACAAGGGCGCGCACACCGAGATCCAAGCCATCAAGGTCGCGGTTCCCGAGATGGTCACGTGGGTGATCGACCGGGCGATCCAGGCCCACGGTGCGGCCGGACTCAGCCAGGACACGCCGCTGGCGAACCTCTACGCTCACGCACGCACGCTGCACATCGTGGACGGTCCGGACGAAGTCCACCGCCGGTCGCTGGCGCGCCGCGAGCTGAAGAAGTACCGCTGA
- a CDS encoding MaoC family dehydratase, whose amino-acid sequence MRVFSSPEELHAAKGEELGSSDWMEITQDQVDTFADATHDHQWIHVDAERAAQGPFGGTIAHGFLTLSLVSALNWQIYRFDGVTMGINYGLNKVRFPSPVKVGSRVRAHTTLADVVDTGGGVQLTFATTVEAEGADKPACVAEVLTRLMF is encoded by the coding sequence ATGCGCGTGTTCAGCAGTCCGGAGGAACTCCACGCCGCCAAGGGTGAGGAGCTCGGCAGCAGCGACTGGATGGAGATCACCCAGGATCAGGTCGACACCTTCGCCGACGCCACCCACGACCACCAGTGGATCCACGTCGACGCGGAGCGTGCGGCGCAGGGACCGTTCGGCGGCACCATCGCGCACGGTTTCCTGACGCTGAGTCTCGTCTCGGCGCTGAACTGGCAGATCTACCGGTTCGACGGCGTCACGATGGGCATCAACTACGGGCTGAACAAGGTGCGTTTCCCCAGCCCGGTCAAGGTCGGTTCCCGTGTCCGCGCGCACACCACCCTCGCCGACGTGGTGGACACCGGTGGTGGTGTGCAGCTCACCTTCGCGACCACCGTCGAGGCCGAAGGCGCCGACAAGCCCGCGTGCGTGGCCGAGGTGCTCACCCGGCTCATGTTCTGA
- a CDS encoding alpha/beta hydrolase-fold protein: MRDRTVGRRRFLAWAAGLAAGGVAAGCSAPAAAPGPQATPPLRLPAPEIWPPAEPAPQITPENTPTTITELVYSEFRQASVGLTVTYPSGVTNTENLPMVLSLHGRDGPVPTATPFGTLAAMESEYQAGTIPAFGFVSVDGGYNAYWNNGSLNGELMSMIQDEIPRWLLERGLGEAGTGLPYACVGLSTGGFGAACYAIERNRRGIPLEAVGLLAPALMTDWKEVEVRQAFPSEQVWRSHDPLLRLDELGDVPVAVWIGDKDHFFDGTMQLVAGHENTPVVTILPGAHDGSVFDATGLEAVHFLSRDKPVEG; encoded by the coding sequence GTGCGAGACCGAACAGTCGGACGTCGGCGGTTCCTGGCCTGGGCGGCCGGGCTCGCCGCCGGTGGCGTCGCCGCCGGGTGTTCCGCGCCCGCCGCGGCACCGGGGCCGCAGGCCACGCCGCCGCTGCGCCTGCCCGCTCCCGAGATCTGGCCACCTGCCGAACCCGCGCCGCAGATCACCCCGGAGAACACGCCGACGACGATCACCGAGTTGGTGTACTCCGAGTTCCGGCAAGCCTCCGTCGGACTGACCGTCACTTACCCGTCCGGGGTAACCAACACCGAGAACCTGCCGATGGTGCTCTCGCTGCACGGTCGTGACGGGCCGGTGCCGACCGCGACCCCGTTCGGCACGCTGGCCGCGATGGAAAGCGAGTACCAGGCGGGCACGATTCCCGCGTTCGGGTTCGTTTCCGTCGACGGTGGCTACAACGCCTACTGGAACAACGGCTCGCTCAACGGCGAGCTCATGAGCATGATCCAGGACGAGATCCCACGGTGGCTGCTGGAACGCGGGCTCGGCGAGGCCGGAACCGGCCTGCCGTACGCGTGCGTGGGCTTGTCCACCGGCGGGTTCGGCGCTGCCTGTTACGCCATCGAACGCAACCGCCGCGGGATTCCGCTGGAGGCGGTGGGCCTGCTCGCCCCGGCGCTGATGACCGACTGGAAAGAGGTCGAGGTCCGCCAGGCCTTCCCGTCCGAGCAGGTGTGGCGCAGCCACGACCCGCTGCTGCGTCTCGACGAGCTCGGCGACGTCCCGGTCGCGGTGTGGATCGGGGACAAGGACCACTTCTTCGACGGGACCATGCAGCTCGTCGCAGGGCACGAGAACACGCCCGTCGTGACGATCCTGCCGGGAGCACACGACGGCTCGGTATTCGACGCGACCGGCCTGGAGGCCGTCCACTTCCTCAGCCGCGACAAGCCCGTCGAGGGCTGA
- a CDS encoding NADPH:quinone oxidoreductase family protein: MYAWQLTELGSPRDVLRLVEIDRPEPGPGQLVVRVLASTVNFPDVLLCRGEYQVSPELPFTPGVELCGEVVELGSEVSGVSVGDHVIGGAALPHGGFGEYAVIQADRALPAPESLSPAEGASLYIGYQTAWFGLHRRAGLSEGETLLVHAAAGGTGSAAVQLGKAAGSRVVAVVGGPDKAAIARELGADVVVDRHREDFVSVVKDLTGGRGADVVYDPVGGETYTRSTKCIAFEGRILVIGFAGGTIPTPGLNHALIKNYSILGLHWGLYTERAPQAVVQVHTELRRLAAEGAVRPLISEKVSLENLADAVQRVGDGHTVGRVALVRQ, translated from the coding sequence GTGTACGCATGGCAGCTCACCGAACTCGGTTCCCCCCGCGACGTACTCCGCCTGGTGGAGATCGACCGCCCCGAGCCAGGACCCGGCCAACTCGTCGTCCGGGTACTGGCGAGCACCGTCAACTTTCCCGACGTGTTGCTGTGCCGGGGCGAGTACCAGGTCTCACCCGAGCTGCCGTTCACGCCGGGCGTCGAACTCTGCGGCGAGGTCGTCGAACTCGGCAGCGAGGTCTCCGGTGTCTCGGTCGGCGATCACGTGATCGGTGGGGCGGCCCTGCCGCACGGCGGTTTCGGCGAGTACGCGGTGATCCAGGCCGATCGAGCGTTGCCCGCTCCCGAGTCGCTCTCGCCCGCCGAGGGCGCCTCGCTCTACATCGGATACCAGACCGCGTGGTTCGGGCTGCATCGCCGGGCCGGGCTCAGCGAAGGCGAGACGCTGCTGGTGCACGCCGCCGCCGGTGGTACGGGCAGCGCGGCGGTGCAACTGGGCAAGGCTGCCGGATCTCGGGTCGTCGCGGTCGTGGGTGGGCCGGACAAGGCCGCCATCGCACGGGAACTCGGCGCCGACGTGGTCGTGGACCGGCACCGGGAGGATTTCGTCTCGGTCGTCAAGGACCTCACCGGCGGCCGGGGTGCCGATGTGGTGTACGACCCGGTCGGCGGGGAGACGTACACGCGCTCGACGAAGTGCATCGCCTTCGAAGGACGGATCCTCGTGATCGGCTTCGCCGGAGGCACCATCCCGACGCCCGGGCTCAACCACGCCTTGATCAAGAACTACTCGATCCTCGGGCTGCACTGGGGGCTCTACACCGAGCGTGCCCCGCAGGCGGTCGTACAGGTACACACCGAACTGCGCCGCCTCGCCGCCGAAGGGGCCGTCCGGCCGCTGATCAGCGAGAAGGTCTCACTGGAGAACCTCGCGGACGCCGTCCAACGGGTCGGTGACGGGCACACCGTCGGCCGGGTCGCGCTGGTTCGCCAGTAG
- a CDS encoding TetR/AcrR family transcriptional regulator yields the protein MARAANAGTDSVPQRLLAAATTLFADHGFEATSVQRIVDAAGVTKGAMYHYFDSKDDLLHEIYARVLRVQTARMEQAVASTDPVDRRLHAVAADVVVTTADNLDDTVIFFRSMHMLHPDTQAEVRAQRRRYHERVRELVEEGQRAGVFRDDKPADLVVDYFFGSVHHLGSWFRPDGEWTPEQVGEHFADLLLDALRSPSPRS from the coding sequence ATGGCACGAGCAGCGAACGCGGGCACCGACTCGGTGCCGCAACGCCTGCTGGCTGCGGCGACGACACTGTTCGCCGACCACGGTTTCGAGGCGACCTCCGTCCAGCGCATCGTCGATGCCGCCGGCGTCACCAAAGGCGCCATGTACCACTACTTCGACTCCAAAGACGACCTGCTCCACGAGATCTACGCCCGAGTGCTGCGCGTGCAGACAGCACGCATGGAACAGGCCGTTGCCAGCACCGACCCCGTCGACCGGCGGCTGCACGCTGTCGCGGCCGACGTCGTGGTCACCACGGCGGACAACCTGGACGACACGGTCATCTTCTTCCGCTCGATGCACATGTTGCATCCGGACACCCAGGCCGAGGTCCGGGCTCAGCGGCGGCGCTACCACGAACGTGTCCGTGAACTCGTCGAGGAAGGCCAGCGCGCGGGCGTGTTCCGCGACGACAAGCCCGCCGACCTCGTCGTCGACTACTTCTTCGGCTCCGTCCACCATCTCGGCAGCTGGTTCCGGCCGGACGGGGAATGGACTCCCGAGCAGGTGGGCGAGCACTTCGCCGATCTGCTGCTGGACGCGCTCCGATCGCCGTCCCCTCGTTCCTGA
- a CDS encoding SDR family oxidoreductase, whose product MTVELTGKVVLVTGAAHGIGAALSRAFAERGAHVVAGDLDAEALHGLCAEIGAQAVAGNAADAQDVGNLVDTALAEHGRIDLFCANAGVDHAGGPEALDETWDHAWDVNVMAHVRAARAVLPHWLERGQGRFVSTVSAAGLLTMLGSAPYSVTKHAALAFAEWLAITYADRGITVQALCPQGVRTDMLARCGKQGQQILADSAVGVETVVESVLEALQDDRFLILPHPEVARYYAARAGDPDKWQGSMRKLQRMLDAG is encoded by the coding sequence GTGACCGTGGAACTCACCGGCAAGGTCGTGCTCGTCACCGGCGCTGCCCACGGCATCGGCGCCGCACTCAGCCGTGCCTTCGCGGAGCGCGGCGCACACGTCGTTGCCGGTGACCTCGACGCCGAGGCGTTGCACGGCCTCTGTGCCGAGATCGGAGCGCAGGCGGTCGCCGGCAACGCCGCCGACGCGCAGGACGTCGGCAACCTGGTCGACACCGCGCTCGCCGAGCACGGGCGCATCGATCTGTTCTGCGCAAATGCCGGAGTGGACCACGCGGGCGGTCCGGAAGCGCTCGACGAGACCTGGGACCACGCGTGGGACGTCAACGTGATGGCGCACGTCCGCGCGGCACGGGCGGTTCTGCCGCATTGGCTCGAACGCGGCCAAGGGCGGTTCGTGTCCACAGTGTCGGCAGCCGGACTGTTGACCATGCTGGGGTCGGCGCCGTATTCGGTCACCAAACACGCCGCGCTCGCCTTCGCGGAGTGGCTGGCGATCACCTACGCCGACCGCGGCATCACCGTGCAGGCACTGTGCCCGCAGGGCGTGCGCACGGACATGCTGGCACGCTGCGGGAAACAGGGTCAGCAGATCCTCGCCGACAGTGCCGTCGGGGTCGAGACGGTGGTCGAGTCGGTGCTGGAAGCCCTGCAGGACGACAGGTTCCTCATCCTGCCGCACCCAGAGGTCGCCCGGTACTACGCGGCCCGTGCCGGCGACCCGGACAAGTGGCAGGGCTCGATGCGCAAGTTGCAACGCATGCTCGACGCGGGCTGA
- a CDS encoding SDR family oxidoreductase, with protein sequence MDKRFDGQVAIVTGSSRGIGYGIAERLVSEGAQVCLTARKDGPLDEAVEALGGADRALGVAGKADDPDHQADTVARTLDTFGRVDMLVNNTGINPAYGPLVDLDHGVARKTFEVNALGALSWVQQVHRAWMAEHGGTVLNVASVAGKRPAPHIGFYGATKAMLLSITQQLALELGPDIRVNALAPAVVKTRFATALYEGKEEDVAASYPLKRLGAPDDISGAAAFLLSEADAGWVTGQTLVLDGGLTLTGGV encoded by the coding sequence ATGGACAAGCGTTTCGACGGGCAGGTCGCGATCGTGACCGGATCGAGCCGGGGCATCGGGTACGGCATCGCCGAGCGCCTCGTCTCCGAAGGAGCGCAGGTGTGTCTCACCGCGCGCAAGGACGGGCCCCTCGACGAGGCGGTAGAGGCGCTGGGCGGCGCCGACCGGGCGCTGGGCGTCGCGGGCAAGGCCGACGATCCCGATCACCAGGCCGACACCGTCGCGCGCACCCTCGACACGTTCGGCCGGGTCGACATGCTCGTGAACAACACCGGCATCAACCCCGCCTACGGCCCGCTCGTGGACCTCGACCACGGTGTGGCGCGCAAGACCTTCGAGGTCAACGCACTCGGCGCACTGTCGTGGGTGCAGCAGGTCCATCGCGCGTGGATGGCCGAGCACGGCGGCACCGTCCTCAACGTCGCGTCGGTCGCGGGTAAGCGTCCCGCGCCGCACATCGGCTTCTACGGCGCCACCAAGGCGATGCTCCTGTCGATCACCCAGCAGCTCGCCCTCGAACTCGGCCCCGACATCCGGGTCAACGCACTGGCGCCTGCCGTGGTCAAGACGCGGTTCGCGACGGCCCTCTACGAAGGCAAGGAGGAGGACGTCGCCGCCTCGTATCCGTTGAAGCGGCTCGGTGCGCCCGACGACATCAGTGGAGCCGCCGCGTTCCTGCTCTCGGAGGCCGACGCCGGCTGGGTGACCGGGCAGACCCTGGTCCTCGACGGCGGCCTCACGCTGACCGGCGGGGTGTGA
- a CDS encoding DNA-binding protein: MTVALETVLARAGLRVTATEFLSLVEDAAKKLTPAQQQPSTQFSSAERAALADVGLDLSPVDADEHDARARTVAEQAVMRDTALSVNQAAARIGVDTSRIRHRIGSGRLVGWKDRGGWRLPAWQFTDADVLPGLDSVLLAVPIDQPALVLAKFMTTPQDDLLLGDRPVSPREWLMAGGSAERVATQAAMLGTPA, translated from the coding sequence ATGACAGTCGCGTTGGAAACCGTGCTGGCCAGGGCGGGACTGCGGGTCACCGCCACCGAGTTCCTCAGCCTGGTCGAGGACGCGGCCAAGAAGCTCACCCCCGCCCAGCAGCAACCCTCGACCCAGTTCAGCAGCGCCGAGCGAGCCGCACTCGCCGACGTGGGCCTCGACCTGTCCCCCGTCGACGCGGACGAGCACGACGCCCGTGCGCGCACGGTGGCCGAACAGGCGGTCATGCGCGACACCGCCCTGTCGGTCAACCAGGCCGCCGCCCGGATCGGCGTCGACACCAGTCGCATCCGCCACCGCATCGGCTCCGGCAGACTCGTCGGATGGAAGGATCGCGGTGGCTGGCGGCTGCCCGCGTGGCAGTTCACCGATGCCGACGTGCTCCCCGGCCTGGACAGCGTGCTCCTGGCGGTGCCGATCGACCAGCCCGCTCTGGTGCTCGCCAAGTTCATGACCACTCCGCAGGACGACCTGCTACTCGGAGACCGCCCGGTGTCCCCGAGAGAGTGGCTGATGGCGGGCGGCAGCGCGGAACGGGTGGCGACCCAGGCCGCGATGCTCGGCACCCCCGCCTAG
- a CDS encoding RES family NAD+ phosphorylase, which produces MARLPQPPAPAALQALLRRTEDVIAVPAGTRLVRVFTTGGNHPQQWDSFRYAGPLPHARFDPHLPNSRGGPSVTREHGVLYFSLSVRTCVAEVFQATSTVDRSSRSPHLVVFRPRRTLRLLDLSGLWPTRAGASQAISSGPKERTQAWARSIRAAHPELDGVWYCSSMDGGDPSLCLWDPPSADAMPEAPDVLLPLDHPGLDVPLGRVCEELSYTLL; this is translated from the coding sequence TTGGCACGGCTCCCCCAGCCGCCGGCCCCGGCGGCGCTGCAGGCGTTGCTCCGCCGGACCGAGGACGTGATCGCGGTTCCGGCGGGGACGCGGCTCGTCCGCGTGTTCACCACCGGTGGCAACCACCCGCAGCAGTGGGACAGCTTCCGTTACGCGGGTCCGCTGCCGCACGCACGGTTCGACCCGCACCTGCCCAATTCCCGGGGCGGCCCCTCGGTCACCAGGGAACACGGGGTGCTGTACTTCTCGCTGTCGGTGCGAACCTGCGTCGCCGAGGTCTTCCAAGCCACGTCCACCGTCGACCGGTCCTCACGGAGTCCGCACCTGGTGGTTTTCCGGCCGAGACGCACGCTGCGACTGCTCGACCTCTCCGGGCTCTGGCCCACCCGCGCGGGCGCGTCGCAGGCGATCAGCAGCGGGCCGAAGGAACGCACGCAAGCGTGGGCGCGCTCGATCCGTGCCGCACATCCCGAACTCGACGGCGTCTGGTACTGCTCGTCGATGGACGGCGGAGACCCGTCACTGTGCCTCTGGGATCCGCCTTCGGCCGACGCGATGCCCGAAGCACCGGACGTGCTGCTGCCGCTCGACCACCCCGGCCTGGACGTGCCGCTCGGCAGGGTCTGCGAGGAACTCAGCTACACGCTGCTCTGA